The following proteins are encoded in a genomic region of uncultured Vibrio sp.:
- the panC gene encoding pantoate--beta-alanine ligase, which translates to MQTFAEISAVREQVKTYKREGRKIAFVPTMGNLHEGHLTLVRKAREYADVVVVSIFVNPMQFERADDLSNYPRTLDEDLSKLAAEGVELVFTPTPEIIYPEGLDKQTFVDVPGLSTILEGASRPGHFRGVTTIVNKLFNIVQPDLACFGEKDFQQLAVIRKMVDDLAMDIDIVGVPTVREMDGLAMSSRNGLLTLDQRQRAPVLARTMRWISSAMRGGRDDYASIIEDASDQLRAAGLHPDEIFIRDARTLEAITADTTQAVILMSAFLGNVRLIDNQTVELAVEAKESTEPSNGNSIDA; encoded by the coding sequence ATGCAAACTTTTGCGGAAATTTCAGCGGTTCGTGAACAGGTAAAAACCTATAAACGTGAAGGACGTAAAATCGCGTTTGTCCCAACAATGGGTAACCTTCATGAAGGTCACTTAACGCTGGTTCGTAAAGCTCGTGAATATGCTGATGTGGTTGTCGTAAGCATCTTTGTTAACCCGATGCAGTTTGAACGTGCCGACGATTTAAGTAACTATCCACGAACATTGGATGAAGATCTCAGTAAGCTCGCTGCTGAAGGGGTTGAACTAGTGTTCACTCCGACACCGGAAATTATCTATCCTGAAGGCTTAGATAAGCAGACCTTTGTCGACGTACCTGGTCTGTCGACTATTTTAGAAGGTGCCTCTCGTCCGGGTCACTTCCGCGGCGTGACGACGATCGTCAATAAGCTATTTAATATTGTCCAACCCGATCTGGCCTGTTTCGGCGAAAAAGACTTCCAGCAACTGGCTGTGATTCGAAAGATGGTCGATGATCTGGCAATGGATATTGACATAGTCGGCGTGCCAACCGTTCGTGAAATGGACGGGCTTGCAATGAGCTCTCGCAATGGGCTACTTACTCTGGATCAACGTCAACGTGCACCTGTACTTGCACGTACGATGCGTTGGATTAGCAGTGCGATGCGTGGTGGGCGTGATGATTACGCTTCAATCATTGAAGATGCAAGTGATCAGCTTAGAGCGGCTGGGTTGCACCCAGATGAAATATTTATCCGTGATGCTCGCACATTAGAAGCGATCACCGCAGACACAACGCAAGCCGTTATTCTGATGTCAGCATTTTTAGGTAATGTTCGTCTGATCGACAACCAAACTGTCGAGTTGGCGGTTGAAGCTAAAGAGAGTACAGAACCAAGCAATGGCAATTCAATTGATGCCTAA
- a CDS encoding ABC transporter permease, which produces MYHIYWTAFVSLLGKEINRFTRIWVQTLVPPVITMCLYFIIFGNLIGSRIGQMNGFSYMEYIVPGLIMMSVITNSYSNVASSFFSAKMQKNIEELLVAPVPNYVIIAGYVMGGVTRGLLVGTFVTFVSLFFVDLNVDHWGIIFLTVFMTSVVFALGGLINAVFAKTFDDISIVPTFVLTPLTYLGGVFYSISLLPEFWQGVSKINPIVYMVNAFRYGFLGVSDVGIVTSFSVLSVFVVLLYAVAHYLVTKGKGLRT; this is translated from the coding sequence ATGTATCATATTTATTGGACAGCTTTTGTCAGTTTGCTGGGTAAAGAGATCAATCGCTTTACGCGTATTTGGGTACAAACCTTAGTTCCGCCTGTGATTACCATGTGCTTGTATTTCATCATCTTTGGTAATCTAATTGGTTCACGTATTGGTCAGATGAACGGATTTAGCTATATGGAATATATTGTTCCTGGCTTAATCATGATGTCGGTCATTACCAACTCATATTCAAACGTCGCTTCGTCATTTTTTAGTGCAAAAATGCAAAAAAATATCGAAGAATTACTTGTGGCTCCAGTTCCTAACTATGTAATCATCGCGGGTTATGTAATGGGTGGTGTTACTCGAGGTCTGTTAGTCGGAACTTTTGTCACTTTCGTATCTTTGTTTTTTGTTGATTTGAATGTGGACCATTGGGGAATTATCTTCCTGACCGTATTTATGACGTCGGTTGTTTTTGCCTTAGGCGGGCTTATCAACGCCGTATTCGCTAAGACGTTTGATGACATTTCTATTGTCCCTACGTTTGTCTTGACGCCACTAACCTACTTAGGTGGGGTTTTTTATTCGATTAGCCTATTACCAGAGTTTTGGCAGGGTGTGTCAAAAATCAATCCAATCGTCTATATGGTCAACGCATTCCGTTATGGATTTTTGGGAGTATCGGATGTGGGTATCGTGACGTCGTTTAGCGTACTTAGTGTCTTTGTTGTATTGCTGTATGCAGTGGCGCATTACTTAGTGACGAAAGGTAAAGGTTTACGAACCTAA
- a CDS encoding ABC transporter ATP-binding protein, translated as MYALEIEQLRKTYAGGFEALKGISLQVKQGDFYALLGPNGAGKSTTIGIIASLVNKTSGTTKVFGYDIDTDLELAKQNLGLVPQEFNFNQFESVEQIVTQQAGYYGVPKAVAKERAQKYLTQLDLWDKRSEAARNLSGGMKRRLMIARALMHEPKLLILDEPTAGVDIELRRSMWEFLKKINAQGITIILTTHYLEEAEMLCRNIGIINRGELIENTTMKGLLSKLQVETFVLDVENEGCLQPLDGVISQTLKDGSLEIELEKSEGLNHVFTQLTEQGVRVLSMRNKANRLEELFVRIVREQS; from the coding sequence ATGTACGCATTAGAAATCGAACAGCTACGTAAAACGTACGCAGGCGGCTTTGAGGCGTTAAAAGGCATCAGTCTACAAGTTAAACAAGGTGACTTTTATGCGCTTCTCGGCCCAAATGGGGCAGGGAAATCAACCACAATCGGTATTATCGCTTCACTTGTCAATAAAACGTCCGGAACCACCAAAGTCTTTGGTTACGACATTGATACTGATCTTGAATTGGCGAAACAAAATTTAGGCTTAGTTCCTCAGGAGTTCAACTTCAACCAATTTGAATCAGTGGAGCAAATTGTTACTCAGCAAGCTGGGTATTACGGTGTACCAAAAGCGGTTGCAAAAGAGCGTGCACAGAAGTACCTGACTCAACTTGACTTGTGGGACAAACGTTCAGAGGCGGCTCGTAATCTATCCGGTGGCATGAAGCGTCGACTAATGATAGCCCGAGCACTAATGCATGAACCAAAATTACTGATCCTAGATGAGCCAACAGCTGGCGTGGATATCGAGTTGCGCCGCTCAATGTGGGAGTTCCTTAAAAAGATTAACGCCCAAGGTATCACGATTATTCTAACCACTCACTACCTTGAAGAAGCGGAAATGCTTTGTCGAAACATCGGTATTATTAACCGTGGTGAGCTGATTGAGAACACCACTATGAAAGGTTTGTTGTCTAAACTGCAAGTCGAAACATTTGTGCTGGATGTTGAGAATGAGGGCTGTCTTCAGCCTCTGGATGGTGTCATTTCTCAAACATTAAAAGACGGCTCTCTAGAAATTGAGCTTGAGAAATCGGAAGGCTTGAACCATGTGTTTACTCAGTTAACTGAGCAAGGCGTAAGAGTACTATCGATGCGTAATAAGGCTAACCGCTTGGAAGAGTTGTTTGTCCGTATTGTTCGCGAGCAGAGTTAA
- the dksA gene encoding RNA polymerase-binding protein DksA produces the protein MPESKKKTIGILAIAGVEPYQEKPGEEYMSPEQVEHFTKILTAWRDQLRSEVDRTVHHMQDEAANFPDPVDRASQEEEFSLELRNRDRERRLIKKIEKTLDKIEEDDFGFCESCGVEIGIRRLEARPTADLCIDCKTLAEIKEKQMQG, from the coding sequence ATGCCAGAATCAAAGAAAAAAACGATTGGCATCCTAGCCATTGCAGGCGTGGAGCCATATCAGGAAAAACCTGGTGAAGAATACATGTCACCAGAGCAGGTTGAACACTTTACGAAAATCCTAACGGCTTGGCGTGATCAACTAAGATCTGAAGTGGACCGTACTGTTCACCATATGCAGGACGAAGCAGCAAACTTCCCTGATCCAGTGGACCGCGCCTCTCAAGAGGAAGAGTTCAGCCTAGAACTGCGTAATCGTGACCGTGAGCGCCGTTTGATCAAGAAAATTGAAAAGACGTTAGACAAAATCGAAGAAGATGACTTCGGCTTTTGTGAGTCTTGTGGCGTAGAGATCGGCATTCGCCGTCTTGAAGCACGCCCAACTGCCGATCTTTGTATCGACTGTAAAACACTTGCAGAAATCAAAGAAAAGCAGATGCAAGGCTAA
- the folK gene encoding 2-amino-4-hydroxy-6-hydroxymethyldihydropteridine diphosphokinase has translation MITAYIAVGSNLADPVSQAKQAIEALKALPESKFVKASELYSSTPMGPQNQPDYINAVVAIQTNLTPLQLLDCTQAIEQEQGRVRKDERWGPRTLDLDIVLYGNEVINSERLTIPHYGMKEREFVLYPLAEIAPSLQLPDGTEVSSLLKQVDRNGLNIWQS, from the coding sequence ATGATCACAGCGTACATTGCGGTAGGCAGCAACTTGGCTGATCCTGTCAGCCAAGCGAAACAAGCGATCGAAGCGCTAAAAGCTTTGCCTGAATCAAAATTTGTCAAAGCGTCAGAGCTTTACAGCAGCACGCCGATGGGCCCACAAAATCAGCCGGATTATATTAATGCGGTCGTGGCGATTCAAACCAATTTGACGCCTTTGCAACTGCTTGATTGCACCCAAGCTATTGAGCAAGAGCAAGGGCGTGTCCGTAAAGATGAACGCTGGGGGCCAAGAACACTGGACCTCGACATCGTACTTTATGGCAATGAGGTGATTAATTCCGAGAGGCTGACCATTCCTCACTACGGAATGAAAGAACGCGAATTCGTGCTCTATCCTCTTGCGGAAATTGCACCAAGTTTACAACTCCCTGATGGGACCGAGGTCTCTTCACTACTGAAACAAGTAGATAGAAACGGCCTCAATATTTGGCAGTCATAG
- the sfsA gene encoding DNA/RNA nuclease SfsA, whose translation MHFEPALESATLLKRYKRFLADIELNNGEIRTIHCANTGAMTGCATPGNKVWYSTSDNPKRKYPNSWELSETNLGHRICINTARANQLSVEAIENNVISELCGYDTLQTEVKYGNENSRIDILLSASDKPKCYIEVKSVTLLDETHSDGQGYFPDAVTTRGQKHLRELTEMAQNGSRAILLFTVLHSGIEKVSAAHHIDAKYSQLLKQAQDAGVEVLCYKAELSCTEISLISAVDFINLEKK comes from the coding sequence ATGCATTTCGAACCCGCTTTAGAGTCAGCGACTCTACTCAAACGCTATAAACGCTTTCTTGCCGATATTGAGCTTAATAACGGTGAAATTCGCACCATTCATTGTGCCAACACAGGCGCGATGACTGGCTGTGCCACACCTGGTAACAAAGTTTGGTACTCAACATCCGATAACCCCAAGCGTAAATACCCTAATAGCTGGGAGCTCAGTGAAACCAATCTCGGCCACCGTATTTGTATTAATACCGCACGTGCCAACCAACTCTCGGTTGAGGCAATTGAAAACAACGTTATTTCAGAGCTTTGCGGTTACGACACGCTTCAAACCGAAGTGAAATATGGTAATGAAAATAGCCGAATTGATATCTTGCTCAGCGCAAGCGATAAACCAAAGTGCTATATAGAGGTAAAAAGCGTCACTCTTCTTGATGAAACTCACTCAGATGGGCAAGGATACTTCCCCGATGCTGTCACCACTCGAGGACAAAAACACCTGAGAGAGCTCACAGAAATGGCACAAAATGGAAGTAGAGCCATACTTTTATTTACTGTTTTACATTCGGGTATTGAAAAAGTATCTGCGGCACACCATATAGACGCAAAATATTCACAATTACTCAAACAAGCACAAGACGCTGGAGTCGAAGTTCTCTGCTATAAAGCTGAACTAAGCTGTACTGAGATATCGCTAATCTCCGCTGTAGATTTCATCAATTTAGAGAAAAAATGA
- the panB gene encoding 3-methyl-2-oxobutanoate hydroxymethyltransferase, whose product MKKMTINDLIKCKQEGRKFATSTAYDASFAQLFESQEMPVLLVGDSLGMVLQGENDTLPVTVEDIVYHTRCVRAGSPNCLLMSDMPFMSYATPEQACENAAKIMRAGANMVKIEGGEWLVDTVKMLTERAVPVCAHLGLTPQSVNIFGGYKIQGREQENADRMVKDALALQEAGAQIILLECVPAALAERITQLLDVPVIGIGAGNVTDGQILVMHDMFGISANYMPKFSKNFLAETGDMRKAVAKYMEDVANGVFPDDAHTIA is encoded by the coding sequence ATGAAAAAAATGACCATTAACGACCTTATTAAGTGCAAACAAGAAGGTCGTAAATTTGCTACTTCAACGGCTTACGATGCAAGCTTTGCCCAACTTTTTGAAAGCCAGGAAATGCCAGTCCTTTTAGTGGGTGACTCACTGGGTATGGTTCTGCAAGGCGAAAACGATACGCTGCCTGTCACCGTAGAAGATATCGTATACCACACTCGCTGCGTGCGTGCTGGTAGCCCAAACTGTTTGCTGATGTCTGACATGCCATTCATGAGCTACGCAACGCCAGAGCAAGCCTGCGAAAATGCGGCAAAAATCATGCGTGCTGGCGCCAACATGGTGAAGATCGAAGGCGGTGAATGGTTAGTTGATACCGTCAAAATGCTCACTGAGCGTGCGGTTCCTGTCTGTGCTCACCTAGGTCTGACCCCTCAGTCAGTGAACATCTTTGGTGGCTATAAAATACAGGGCCGAGAGCAGGAAAATGCGGATCGCATGGTCAAAGATGCGCTGGCACTACAAGAAGCGGGTGCTCAAATCATCCTACTAGAGTGTGTTCCCGCCGCTTTAGCAGAACGCATCACTCAATTGCTTGACGTGCCAGTGATCGGCATCGGTGCAGGTAATGTAACTGACGGCCAAATTCTGGTAATGCATGATATGTTTGGTATTTCTGCCAACTACATGCCTAAATTCTCCAAAAACTTTCTTGCAGAAACAGGTGATATGCGCAAAGCCGTTGCGAAATACATGGAAGATGTTGCAAACGGTGTATTCCCAGACGACGCTCATACCATTGCTTAG
- a CDS encoding SulP family inorganic anion transporter produces MFGNRFEDINFKGDIFGGVTTAIISLPLALAFGVASGAGAEAGLWGAIMVGLFASLFGGSNTLISEPTGPMTVIMTAVLTSMMVKYPETGMAMTFTVVIMAGAFQILLGTLKLGKYVTLMPYSVISGFMSGIGVILIILQLSPLLGHAAPSGGVLGTLSALPETISNLKFSELFLGLLTLGILFFFPKHYRKYVPAQLVALVAVTLLSVILFDTDDIRRIGEIPAGLPSLVTPHINPDMFVEMVIDALVLGTLGCIDTLLTAVIGDSLTRKEHDSDKELRGQGLANMISGLFGALPGAGATMGTVTNIQVGARSPLSGVVRALMLALVVLVAGGLTEPIPMAVLAGIAVYVGFNILDWSFIQRAHKVSFSGMAVMYGVMLLTVFVDLIVAVGLGVFISNIIIIERLSREQARQVKAISDADEDDVPLTDSERGLLDRANGTVLFFYLSGPMIFSVSKAISRQHSSIADYEAMILDLTDVPMIDVTVGLALENAIKDALDANCEVYLLCPNQRTREQLEKFHVIDLVPAANIYRFRYEALNAAVAHVEEAQYQRITE; encoded by the coding sequence TTGTTCGGTAATCGTTTTGAAGATATCAATTTCAAAGGGGACATCTTTGGTGGTGTCACAACCGCCATTATCTCGCTACCTTTGGCTTTGGCATTTGGTGTCGCTTCGGGAGCTGGCGCTGAAGCTGGCTTATGGGGCGCGATCATGGTGGGTTTATTTGCCTCTCTATTTGGTGGTTCTAATACGCTGATATCAGAGCCTACTGGGCCGATGACCGTCATTATGACTGCTGTACTGACGAGTATGATGGTGAAATACCCGGAAACAGGGATGGCCATGACGTTTACAGTCGTCATTATGGCAGGTGCGTTTCAGATTTTGCTGGGAACACTCAAGCTGGGTAAATATGTCACCTTAATGCCTTACAGCGTGATCTCCGGCTTTATGTCAGGAATTGGTGTCATACTGATTATCCTACAACTCTCTCCTCTTTTGGGGCATGCTGCGCCTTCAGGTGGAGTGTTAGGAACATTATCCGCATTACCTGAAACCATTTCTAACTTGAAGTTTAGTGAGCTGTTTTTAGGTTTGCTGACGTTAGGGATTCTGTTTTTCTTCCCAAAACACTATCGCAAGTATGTACCTGCTCAGCTGGTGGCACTGGTCGCTGTAACCTTGCTGTCTGTGATTCTGTTTGATACGGATGACATTCGTCGTATTGGTGAAATCCCGGCGGGTTTACCTTCGTTGGTTACGCCGCACATTAACCCGGATATGTTTGTCGAGATGGTTATCGATGCTTTGGTGTTGGGTACGCTTGGTTGTATTGATACGCTACTTACGGCTGTTATCGGTGACTCGCTAACGCGCAAAGAGCATGATTCTGATAAAGAACTGCGTGGTCAGGGGTTGGCAAATATGATTTCCGGGTTGTTTGGCGCACTACCAGGAGCGGGTGCGACGATGGGGACTGTGACCAATATTCAGGTTGGTGCGCGCTCACCGTTATCTGGTGTGGTTCGCGCATTGATGCTGGCGTTAGTAGTCCTAGTTGCTGGTGGGTTGACCGAACCTATACCAATGGCAGTGCTGGCTGGTATTGCCGTGTATGTCGGTTTTAACATTCTTGACTGGAGCTTTATTCAACGTGCTCACAAGGTAAGTTTTTCAGGCATGGCTGTGATGTATGGTGTAATGTTGTTGACCGTATTCGTCGATCTGATTGTCGCTGTTGGGCTTGGGGTGTTCATCTCCAACATCATTATTATCGAACGCCTGAGCCGTGAACAGGCTCGCCAAGTTAAAGCGATTAGTGATGCTGATGAAGATGATGTGCCTCTAACAGATAGTGAAAGAGGCTTATTGGATCGAGCGAATGGCACCGTGCTGTTCTTTTACCTCTCTGGACCAATGATCTTTAGCGTATCGAAAGCGATTTCTCGCCAGCACTCAAGTATCGCTGATTACGAAGCGATGATTTTGGATCTCACTGATGTACCAATGATTGATGTGACCGTCGGACTGGCGCTGGAAAACGCGATTAAAGATGCTCTGGATGCGAATTGTGAAGTCTACCTGCTGTGCCCGAATCAACGCACGCGTGAACAACTGGAAAAATTCCACGTGATCGATCTGGTACCGGCTGCCAATATTTATCGATTCCGCTATGAAGCTTTGAACGCCGCAGTTGCGCACGTTGAGGAAGCGCAATACCAGCGTATTACCGAGTAA
- the gluQRS gene encoding tRNA glutamyl-Q(34) synthetase GluQRS: MTSYVGRFAPSPSGPLHFGSLVAALGSYFQAKANHGIWLVRIEDLDPPREMPGATQAILQALQAYQLHWDGEVVYQSQRHHLYQAQIDTWLENGDAYYCQCTRKQIKQHGGFYPGTCRDKNLKEGAIRLKMTKPIASFFDLKHGTIQIPEQLVNEDFIIKRRDGLFAYNLAVVLDDIDQGVTEVVRGADLIEPTGRQISLYQILGQPEVSYLHLPLAIDNNGNKLSKQNHATAIDIDNPKPALLKAMTFLGFDIPEEIRASDIANILRWGCENWQLEQLPTEIEITV; encoded by the coding sequence ATGACAAGCTATGTTGGCCGATTCGCCCCATCTCCTTCAGGGCCGTTGCATTTTGGCTCACTGGTAGCCGCTCTTGGTAGTTATTTTCAGGCAAAAGCGAACCATGGTATATGGTTAGTTCGCATAGAAGACCTCGATCCTCCAAGGGAAATGCCCGGCGCAACACAAGCGATTCTGCAAGCACTTCAAGCTTACCAATTACATTGGGATGGCGAGGTGGTTTACCAGAGTCAGCGTCATCATCTCTACCAGGCTCAAATAGATACTTGGCTAGAAAATGGTGACGCGTATTATTGCCAGTGTACACGCAAGCAAATCAAGCAGCATGGTGGATTTTATCCAGGCACTTGCCGAGATAAAAACTTGAAAGAAGGCGCAATACGCCTAAAAATGACCAAACCTATCGCCAGTTTCTTCGACCTGAAACATGGAACTATTCAGATTCCAGAACAACTGGTTAATGAAGATTTCATTATTAAACGTCGAGATGGCTTATTTGCTTATAATCTTGCGGTAGTATTGGATGATATCGACCAAGGGGTCACTGAAGTTGTTCGTGGCGCTGATTTAATTGAACCGACTGGGCGCCAAATCAGCTTGTACCAAATTCTGGGGCAACCTGAAGTCAGTTACTTGCACTTACCTTTGGCGATAGATAACAACGGCAATAAACTGTCGAAACAAAATCACGCGACGGCTATTGATATTGATAATCCGAAGCCAGCACTACTAAAAGCGATGACGTTTTTAGGCTTTGATATACCAGAAGAAATACGCGCCTCAGATATTGCGAATATCCTTCGCTGGGGCTGCGAGAACTGGCAGTTAGAACAGCTACCAACAGAGATCGAAATCACAGTATGA
- the pcnB gene encoding polynucleotide adenylyltransferase PcnB has protein sequence MHMNTNDYTPSEPATIPELALNVITREEHNISRKQISDNALKVLYRLNGAGFDAFLVGGGVRDLLLGQRPKDFDIATNATPEQIKQLFRNCRLIGRRFRLAHIMFGRDIIEVATFRGHHQEHKNKSISQQSKEGMLLRDNVYGTIDEDAERRDFTINSMYYNIADYSIHDYARGIEDLEDRLIRLIGDPETRYREDPVRMLRAIRFAVKLDFDIEEDTAAPIEEMSTLLRDIPSARLFEESLKLLQSGQGLETYHLLREYNLFQQLFPTISEHFTEDYSSHTEQMLDLVLDSTDMRIEEGKRINPAFMFAAMLWYPLCAVAEKLMEQRHLGHYDAIMEASNIILDEQVRTIAIPRRHTATIREIWQLQLRLPRRNGKRASRLMELNKFRAGYDFLEMRGEIEGGETEKLAKWWETFQNAGREMRQAMAADLDDQAPKGQRRRKTYRKKKSKPKS, from the coding sequence ATGCACATGAATACAAACGACTATACACCAAGCGAACCTGCCACAATCCCAGAGCTCGCTCTCAATGTAATAACTCGTGAAGAGCACAACATTTCGCGTAAGCAGATCAGTGACAATGCACTGAAGGTACTGTACCGCCTCAATGGTGCTGGTTTCGATGCTTTTCTTGTGGGTGGCGGGGTTCGAGATTTACTGCTTGGACAGAGACCAAAAGACTTTGATATTGCGACGAATGCAACACCAGAGCAAATAAAACAGCTATTCAGAAACTGCCGCTTGATTGGGCGTCGTTTCCGCTTGGCTCACATCATGTTTGGCCGGGACATCATTGAAGTCGCGACCTTCCGTGGCCACCATCAAGAGCACAAAAACAAAAGTATTTCTCAGCAATCAAAGGAAGGCATGCTGCTACGCGACAACGTGTACGGCACCATCGATGAAGATGCTGAACGTCGCGATTTCACGATCAACTCGATGTACTACAACATCGCGGATTACTCGATTCACGATTATGCTCGTGGTATCGAGGACTTAGAAGATCGTCTGATTCGCCTGATCGGTGATCCAGAAACTCGCTACCGTGAAGACCCAGTACGCATGCTGCGTGCGATTCGTTTCGCCGTTAAGCTCGACTTTGATATTGAAGAAGACACTGCAGCGCCAATCGAAGAAATGTCGACGCTATTGCGTGACATCCCATCTGCGCGTCTTTTCGAAGAATCTTTAAAGCTGTTGCAGTCTGGTCAAGGTTTAGAAACCTATCACCTGCTGCGCGAATACAACTTATTCCAACAGCTTTTCCCGACGATTTCTGAGCACTTCACTGAAGACTACTCATCTCACACTGAACAGATGCTGGATTTGGTCCTCGATTCCACAGATATGCGAATCGAAGAAGGTAAACGCATCAACCCTGCATTTATGTTTGCCGCGATGCTTTGGTATCCACTGTGTGCCGTTGCCGAGAAACTGATGGAACAACGCCATCTTGGCCACTACGATGCCATCATGGAAGCAAGTAACATCATCCTTGATGAGCAGGTTCGCACCATTGCGATCCCACGACGTCACACTGCGACTATTCGCGAGATTTGGCAACTGCAATTACGCCTGCCACGACGCAATGGTAAGCGCGCCTCACGCCTTATGGAATTGAACAAGTTCCGCGCGGGATACGACTTTCTTGAAATGCGTGGCGAAATTGAAGGCGGCGAGACAGAGAAACTTGCCAAGTGGTGGGAAACTTTCCAAAATGCAGGCCGAGAAATGCGCCAGGCAATGGCTGCTGATCTCGACGACCAAGCTCCGAAAGGCCAGCGTCGCCGCAAAACCTATCGCAAGAAAAAGAGTAAGCCAAAGTCATGA